One Lepus europaeus isolate LE1 chromosome 7, mLepTim1.pri, whole genome shotgun sequence DNA segment encodes these proteins:
- the CHRNA10 gene encoding neuronal acetylcholine receptor subunit alpha-10 — translation MAPGSHHLNLGLLLLLLLPPECRGAEGRLAHKLFRDLFANYTSALRPVADTDQTLNVTLEVTLSQIIDMDERNQVLTLYLWIRQEWTDAYLRWDPDAYGGLDAIRIPSSLVWRPDIVLYNKADAQQPASASTNVVLRHDGAVRWDAPAITRSSCRVDVAAFPFDAQRCGLTFGSWTHGGHQLDVRPRGDAASLADFVENVEWRVLGMPARRRVLTYGCCSEPYPDVTFTLLLRRRAAAYVCNLLLPCVLISLLAPLAFHLPADSGEKVSLGVTVLLALTVFQLILAESMPPAESVPLIGKYYMATMTMVTFSTALTILIMNLHYCGPSARPVPAWARVLLLGHLARGLCVRERGEPCGKSRPPESPPSPQPPEGGAGPPAGPCHEPRCLCHQEALLSHVATIASTFRSHRAAQRRHEDWKRLARVMDRFFLGIFFGMALVMSLLVLVQAL, via the exons ATGGCGCCTGGGAGCCACCACCTCAACCTgggcctcctgctcctgctccttctccctccaG AGTGCCGAGGAGCTGAGGGCAGGCTGGCTCACAAGCTGTTCCGTGACCTCTTCGCCAACTACACAAGTGCCCTGAGACCTGTGGCAGACACAGACCAGACTCTGAATGTGACGCTGGAGGTGACATTGTCCCAGATCATCGACATG GACGAGCGGAACCAGGTGTTGACGCTGTACCTATGGATCCGGCAGGAGTGGACCGATGCCTACCTGCGGTGGGACCCGGATGCCTACGGCGGCCTAGATGCCATCCGCATCCCCAGCAGTCTCGTGTGGCGGCCAGACATCGTGCTCTATAACAA GGCGGACGCGCAGCAGCCGGCGTCGGCCAGCACGAACGTGGTGTTGCGGCACGACGGCGCAGTGCGCTGGGACGCGCCGGCCATCACGCGCAGCTCGTGCCGCGTGGACGTGGCCGCCTTCCCGTTCGACGCGCAGCGCTGCGGCCTGACGTTTGGCTCCTGGACGCACGGCGGGCACCAGCTGGACGTGCGGCCGCGCGGCGACGCCGCCAGCCTGGCCGACTTCGTGGAGAACGTGGAGTGGCGCGTGCTGGGCATGCCGGCGCGGCGGCGCGTGCTCACCTACGGCTGCTGCTCCGAGCCCTACCCCGACGTGACCTTCACGCTACTGCtgcgccgccgcgccgccgcctaCGTGTGCAACCTGCTGCTGCCCTGCGTGCTCATCTCGCTGCTCGCGCCGCTCGCCTTTCACCTGCCGGCCGACTCGGGCGAGAAGGTGTCTCTGGGTGTCACCGTGCTGCTGGCGCTCACCGTCTTCCAGCTGATCCTGGCCGAGAGCATGCCCCCGGCCGAGAGTGTGCCGCTCATCG GCAAGTACTACATGGCCACTATGACCATGGTCACGTTCTCAACAGCGCTCACCATCCTTATCATGAACCTGCATTACTGTGGTCCCAGTGCCCGCCCAGTGCCCGCCTGGGCTCGAGTCCTCCTGCTGGGACACCTGGCACGAGGCCTGTGCGTGCGGGAACGAGGGGAGCCGTGTGGGAAGTCTCGGCCACCAGAATCGCCCCCTAGCCCACAGCCAcccgagggaggggctggcccacCAGCAGGTCCTTGCCATGAGCCACGGTGTCTGTGCCACCAGGAAGCCCTGCTGAGCCACGTGGCCACCATTGCCAGCACCTTCCGCAGCCACAGGGCTGCCCAGCGCCGCCATGAGGACTGGAAGCGCCTGGCCCGCGTGATGGACCGCTTCTTCCTGGGCATCTTCTTCGGCATGGCCTTGGTCATGAGCCTCCTGGTGCTGGTGCAGGCCCTGTGA
- the LOC133763826 gene encoding LOW QUALITY PROTEIN: GPI-linked NAD(P)(+)--arginine ADP-ribosyltransferase 1-like (The sequence of the model RefSeq protein was modified relative to this genomic sequence to represent the inferred CDS: inserted 1 base in 1 codon), with the protein MWVPAVANLLFLSLGLLEAIQAQSLLFKRPDLFPRDTAGLSWAFYDDQYSGCSPAMMAALPRLQKWELQVNNVYAQGWELGRRKWQELRARRPAWLYPLPVGFQEKYGVALLAYTEYGTPYREFNAAVRQAGRSRXHYLQHFSFKSLHFLLTKALQLLGQNQWPPRCQQVFRGVHGLCFWPVGPSATVSPGGFASSSLKKDVAQWFGKDTFFSIWTCLRIPTQDYSVFPKEQEVLIPAFETFRVINASRPEQGPVHIELQALGKHSSYNYEYIKGEEDAPVQKAASPIPKTFGGYRPQSPRSMWHLEKH; encoded by the exons ATGTGGGTTCCTGCCGTGGCGAATCTGCTCTTTCTGTCCCTGGGCCTTCTGGAAGCAATTCAG GCCCAGAGCCTCCTGTTCAAACGGCCAGACCTCTTCCCTCGAGACACCGCTGGACTTTCCTGGGCCTTCTATGATGACCAGTATAGTGGCTGCTCACCGGCTATGATGGCTGCCCTCCCGCGTCTCCAGAAATGGGAGTTGCAGGTCAACAATGTGTATGCGCAGGGCTGGGAGCTTGGAAGACGcaagtggcaggagctcagggcCCGACGCCCCGCATGGCTGTACCCCTTGCCTGTGGGTTTCCAGGAGAAATACGGGGTTGCCCTGTTGGCCTACACGGAATACGGAACCCCGTACAGGGAGTTCAACGCCGCAGTACGCCAGGCAGGCCGCTCCC CCCACTACCTCCAGCACTTCTCCTTCAAGTCCCTGCATTTCCTGCTGACCAaggccctgcagctgctgggacagaaccagtggcCTCCCAGGTGCCAACAGGTGTTCCGGGGAGTGCATGGCCTGTGCTTCTGGCCAGTTGGGCCCAGCGCCACTGTCAGTCCGGGGGGCTTTGCCTCTTCATCCCTAAAGAAAGATGTGGCCCAGTGGTTCGGCAAGGACACCTTCTTCAGCATCTGGACCTGCCTCAGGATCCCTACCCAGGACTACTCCGTCTTCCCTAAGGAGCAGGAGGTGCTGATCCCTGCCTTTGAGACCTTCCGGGTCATCAATGCCAGCAGACCGGAACAGGGCCCTGTCCACATCGAGCTCCAGGCGCTGGGCAAGCACAGCTCATACAACTACGAGTACATCAAAGGTGAGGAAGACGCACCTGTGCAGAAGGCGGCCTCCCCGATTCCCAAGACCTTTGGTGGATACAGGCCCCAGTCCCCTAGGTCCATGTGGCACTTAGAGAAGCACTAA